A genomic stretch from Bradyrhizobium sp. 195 includes:
- a CDS encoding chloride channel protein, producing the protein MFARIRHLVERKGTNRTMVRLRALLRSNEFYLIPLALVIGTLAGAVVTLMAHIAQIAHVVIYGIPVDVHLSAHASVSPWAALIAPALGGLLLGIMEWSRRRMKISNAVDPIEANALRGGNLSMRDSMVVSSQTLISNGCGASVGLEAGYTQIGSGIASLLGKFFNLRRNDLRLMVGCGAAAAIAAAFGAPITGAFYACELIVGVYAVGSAAPILAASLAGALTAQWLGGAPYSLEIPKVSAVGVEQYLALIGLALITSGVGIAVMRSSPMFERLFAWMPVWLRPVIGGLIVGGFAIITPQVLAAGHGAMVLDLFHDMTIGLIALIIALKVTACLISLASGFRGGLFFASLFVGSLIGKFFAAVLLLISPNFAIDPLVAMLTGMATLGVAIVGGPLTMSFLVLEMTRNVDVTAVVLAGCIVTSICVRFMFGHSFSTWRLHLRGETIRSANDVGWLRNLTVERLMRSDVGKVPSTTTIAAVRREFALGSRPGIVIVNNADEYVGLVLLPDLFSSDLDTIADDIQVIELARLIDIVLIPEMNVKSAMAVFDEAEAEMLAVVDSTDSRKVVGFLTENFVRRRYVEEIDKATRGVLGALS; encoded by the coding sequence GTGTTCGCGCGGATCAGGCATCTCGTCGAACGCAAGGGGACGAACCGCACCATGGTTCGGCTGCGCGCTCTCTTGCGCAGCAACGAGTTCTACCTGATCCCGCTCGCGCTGGTGATCGGCACGCTGGCCGGTGCGGTCGTGACGCTGATGGCCCATATCGCGCAGATCGCGCATGTGGTGATCTACGGAATTCCCGTTGATGTTCACTTGTCGGCCCACGCGAGCGTCAGTCCGTGGGCGGCACTGATCGCGCCTGCACTCGGTGGGCTGTTGCTCGGAATCATGGAATGGTCGCGGCGGCGCATGAAGATCTCGAATGCGGTCGACCCGATCGAGGCGAACGCGCTGCGCGGCGGCAATCTCTCGATGCGCGACAGCATGGTGGTGTCGAGCCAGACCCTGATCTCCAACGGCTGCGGCGCCTCGGTCGGCCTCGAGGCTGGCTATACGCAAATCGGCTCGGGGATCGCCTCGCTGCTCGGCAAGTTCTTCAATCTGCGCCGCAACGATTTGCGCCTGATGGTCGGCTGCGGCGCTGCCGCCGCGATCGCAGCGGCGTTCGGCGCGCCGATCACCGGCGCCTTCTATGCCTGCGAGCTCATCGTCGGCGTCTATGCGGTCGGCAGCGCCGCCCCGATCCTGGCGGCTTCGCTCGCGGGCGCCCTGACCGCGCAATGGCTCGGTGGCGCGCCGTACTCGCTGGAGATACCCAAGGTCAGCGCCGTCGGCGTCGAGCAGTATCTGGCACTGATCGGGCTCGCGCTCATCACCAGCGGCGTCGGCATCGCCGTGATGCGCTCCTCGCCGATGTTCGAGCGCTTGTTCGCCTGGATGCCGGTCTGGCTGCGTCCGGTGATCGGAGGTCTCATCGTCGGTGGCTTCGCCATCATCACGCCGCAGGTGCTGGCAGCCGGGCACGGCGCCATGGTGCTCGATCTCTTTCACGACATGACGATCGGCCTGATCGCGCTGATCATCGCCTTGAAAGTGACCGCCTGCCTGATCTCGCTCGCCTCGGGCTTTCGCGGCGGGCTGTTCTTCGCCTCACTGTTCGTGGGCAGCCTGATCGGAAAGTTCTTTGCTGCGGTGCTGCTCTTGATCAGTCCGAACTTCGCGATTGATCCGCTGGTCGCAATGCTGACGGGCATGGCGACGCTCGGTGTCGCCATCGTCGGCGGTCCCCTGACCATGTCGTTCCTGGTGCTCGAGATGACCCGCAATGTCGACGTCACCGCCGTGGTGCTCGCCGGCTGCATCGTCACCTCGATATGCGTCCGCTTCATGTTCGGCCACTCCTTCTCGACCTGGCGCCTGCATCTGCGCGGCGAGACCATCCGCAGCGCCAACGACGTCGGCTGGCTGCGCAATCTCACCGTCGAGCGGCTGATGCGCTCCGACGTCGGCAAGGTGCCCTCCACCACGACGATTGCCGCGGTGCGCCGCGAGTTCGCGCTGGGCTCGCGGCCGGGAATCGTCATCGTCAACAATGCTGACGAATATGTCGGCCTCGTCCTGCTGCCCGATTTGTTCTCCAGCGACCTCGATACCATCGCCGACGACATCCAGGTGATCGAGCTCGCCCGCCTGATCGACATCGTGTTGATCCCGGAAATGAACGTGAAGTCGGCGATGGCGGTGTTCGACGAGGCCGAGGCCGAGATGCTGGCGGTGGTCGATTCCACCGACAGCCGCAAGGTGGTTGGATTCCTCACCGAGAACTTCGTCCGCCGCCGCTATGTCGAGGAGATCGACAAGGCGACGCGCGGCGTGCTCGGCGCGCTGTCGTAA
- a CDS encoding L-fuculose-phosphate aldolase has protein sequence MTADELAKRQAIIDACRRMNALGINQGTSGNISVRHVDGLLVTPTSVPYEAMTPDQIVFMAMDGAHAPDQKPSSEWRFHRDILKSRPDVNAVVHAHPTYCTILAIMGMEIPPVHYMIAAAGGDSIRCAPYATFGTVELSEHAVRALEGRLACLLDHHGMIAIGKTLDKAMWLAVEIETLARQYHGCLQIGQPPLLPSDEIERVRQRMAGYGLSEE, from the coding sequence ATGACTGCGGACGAGCTCGCCAAGAGACAGGCCATCATCGACGCTTGCCGGCGCATGAACGCGCTCGGCATCAACCAGGGCACCTCGGGCAATATCTCTGTCCGGCATGTGGACGGGCTTCTGGTCACGCCGACCAGCGTGCCCTATGAGGCCATGACGCCGGACCAGATCGTCTTCATGGCCATGGACGGCGCACACGCGCCCGATCAGAAGCCGTCGAGCGAATGGCGGTTTCATCGCGACATCCTGAAGTCGCGTCCCGACGTCAACGCCGTGGTGCATGCGCATCCGACCTATTGCACCATCCTGGCGATCATGGGGATGGAGATCCCGCCCGTGCACTACATGATCGCGGCAGCTGGCGGCGACAGCATTCGCTGCGCGCCCTATGCCACCTTCGGCACGGTGGAGCTGTCGGAACATGCGGTGCGGGCGCTGGAGGGCCGCCTTGCCTGCCTGCTCGATCATCACGGCATGATCGCGATCGGCAAGACCCTGGACAAGGCGATGTGGCTCGCCGTCGAGATCGAGACGCTGGCCCGGCAATATCACGGCTGCCTCCAGATCGGACAACCGCCGCTGCTCCCCAGTGACGAGATCGAGCGGGTCCGCCAGCGCATGGCCGGCTACGGCCTGTCGGAAGAGTAG
- a CDS encoding MarC family protein, with protein sequence MLDFALSAFVTLLLVVDPVGLAPAFLAATGGMPDKVKRTIALRAPLIAASILVVIALVGNWLLRQLGIGIPAFQIAGGLLLFGVSYQMIFGDRPHREAREADKATSEHASDVAVFPLAIPMMAGPGAIATTLLLSGDAGHGARLAIIIAVVVSVCLLCMLCFVSAQLIARTLGRTGNAVLSRVLGMLLAAYSVQFVINGIAAVRTSLS encoded by the coding sequence ATGCTCGACTTCGCCCTGTCCGCCTTCGTGACGCTGCTGCTGGTGGTCGATCCGGTCGGCCTCGCGCCGGCCTTTCTGGCTGCCACCGGCGGCATGCCCGACAAGGTCAAGCGTACGATCGCGCTGCGGGCGCCGCTGATCGCCGCCTCGATCCTGGTGGTGATCGCGCTGGTCGGAAACTGGCTGCTGCGCCAGCTCGGGATCGGCATCCCCGCCTTCCAGATCGCCGGCGGGCTGCTGTTGTTCGGCGTGTCCTACCAGATGATCTTCGGCGATCGTCCGCATCGCGAGGCCCGCGAGGCCGACAAGGCGACGTCCGAGCACGCTTCCGACGTCGCGGTGTTTCCCCTGGCCATCCCCATGATGGCCGGCCCGGGCGCGATTGCGACCACGCTGCTCCTTTCCGGCGATGCCGGCCATGGAGCGAGGCTCGCGATCATCATCGCGGTCGTCGTCTCGGTCTGCCTGCTCTGCATGCTGTGCTTCGTCTCGGCTCAGCTGATCGCGCGCACCCTCGGGCGCACCGGCAATGCCGTGCTCTCGCGCGTCCTCGGCATGCTGCTCGCCGCCTATTCCGTGCAGTTCGTGATCAACGGGATTGCGGCCGTCCGGACCAGCCTGTCATAG
- a CDS encoding YciE/YciF ferroxidase family protein, with the protein MAKRTKKRTTKKTAARRPRQAPKMLSDLFLETLKDIYFAENKIIKTLPKMAKAAQSKELAAAFNKHLRETQGQVKRLDQIFRMLGKPARGKPCEAINGITDEGAEIMKEFKGAPALDAGLLAAAQSVEHYEISRYGTLRTWAEELGMQDAARLLQATLDEEEATDHALTELATSVINLEAEEEYRAAA; encoded by the coding sequence ATGGCCAAACGAACCAAGAAGCGCACAACCAAGAAGACGGCGGCGCGGCGGCCGCGTCAGGCGCCGAAGATGCTCAGCGACCTGTTTCTGGAGACGCTGAAGGACATCTATTTCGCCGAGAACAAGATCATCAAGACCTTGCCCAAGATGGCGAAGGCAGCGCAGTCGAAAGAGCTGGCCGCCGCCTTCAACAAGCACCTGCGTGAGACCCAGGGCCAGGTCAAGCGGCTGGACCAGATCTTCAGGATGCTGGGCAAGCCTGCACGCGGCAAGCCGTGCGAAGCCATCAACGGCATTACCGACGAGGGCGCCGAGATCATGAAGGAGTTCAAGGGCGCGCCGGCGCTCGATGCCGGTCTGCTCGCGGCCGCCCAGTCGGTCGAGCACTACGAGATCTCCCGCTACGGCACGCTGCGCACCTGGGCCGAGGAGCTCGGCATGCAGGACGCAGCAAGGCTGCTGCAGGCGACGCTGGACGAGGAAGAGGCGACTGATCACGCGCTGACGGAGCTCGCGACGTCCGTGATCAACCTCGAAGCGGAGGAAGAGTACCGCGCCGCGGCCTGA
- a CDS encoding Hsp20/alpha crystallin family protein: MQPKNPLDWMLSEALDSLTRAERLRQQFGRQQACWEPPIDVLETEHELLILVALPGVNPDNVETVIHDGVLVISGQRTLPPELRNARIHRLELPQGRFERRIALPLGRYAISRFVMDGCVALRLAKS, translated from the coding sequence ATGCAACCGAAAAATCCCCTCGACTGGATGCTGTCCGAAGCCCTGGACTCGCTGACCCGCGCCGAACGGCTGCGCCAGCAGTTCGGCCGCCAGCAAGCCTGCTGGGAGCCGCCGATCGACGTGCTCGAGACCGAGCATGAGCTGCTGATCCTGGTGGCGCTTCCCGGCGTCAATCCGGACAATGTCGAGACTGTCATCCATGACGGCGTGCTCGTCATCTCCGGTCAGCGCACCCTTCCGCCGGAACTCCGCAACGCCCGCATCCACCGGCTCGAGCTGCCGCAGGGGCGTTTTGAGCGCCGCATTGCATTGCCCCTCGGCCGCTACGCCATCAGCCGCTTCGTGATGGACGGCTGCGTCGCGCTGCGCCTTGCCAAATCCTGA
- the lon gene encoding endopeptidase La, translating into MATEQMNNEQTNSDVKIPDDALIVIPVREMVLFPGAIAPITIGRAKSIAAAQQALREQRPVGIVLQRSPETEEPGPDDLYRVATIANIVRYITAPDGTHHIVCQGVQRARILDFLPGTPFPAARIQQIPEPTANSPEIEARALNLQRQAIEAIELLPQAPPELAAMFQGTSAPGALADLATSFMDIKPQDKQEVLETIDLALRVEKVSKHLAERLEVLRISNEIGQKTKASFDERQREAILREQMATIQRQLGEGDGKAAEVTELTSAIAKANMPPEADAHARKELRRYERMPEAAGEAGMVRTYLDWLIELPWALPAEKPIDIKEARAILDADHFGLEKIKSRIIEYLAVRKLAPQGKAPILCFVGPPGVGKTSLGQSIARAMDRPFVRVSLGGVHDEAEIRGHRRTYIGALPGNIIQGIKKAGSRNCVMMLDEIDKMGRGVQGDPSAAMLEVLDPEQNGTFRDNYLGVPFDLSRVVFIATANMLDQIPGPLLDRMELISLAGYTEDEKLEIARRYLVRRQLEANGLTAEQAEIEPEALKLVVKGYTREAGVRNLEREIGKLFRHAAVQVAEGTAAKVVVGAKDIATVLGQPRFEGEIAQRTSIPGVATGLAWTPVGGDILFIEASRVPGRGGMILTGQLGEVMRESVQAALTLVKSKAPQLGIDPQVFEKSDIHVHVPAGATPKDGPSAGVAMFTALTSLLTNRTVRSDTAMTGEISLRGLVLPVGGIKEKVVAAAAAGLKRVMLPARNKRDYDDIPKSARDNLEFIWLERVDEAIAAALEPAEAKVEAAE; encoded by the coding sequence ATGGCCACCGAACAGATGAACAACGAACAGACCAATAGCGACGTGAAGATCCCCGACGACGCGCTGATCGTCATCCCCGTGCGCGAAATGGTGTTGTTCCCCGGCGCCATCGCACCGATCACGATCGGCCGGGCCAAGTCCATCGCCGCCGCGCAGCAGGCGCTGCGCGAGCAGCGGCCGGTCGGCATCGTCCTGCAACGCAGCCCCGAGACCGAGGAGCCCGGACCGGACGACCTCTATCGCGTTGCGACCATCGCCAACATCGTGCGCTACATCACCGCGCCCGACGGCACCCATCACATCGTCTGCCAGGGCGTGCAGCGCGCGCGCATCCTCGACTTCCTGCCGGGGACGCCGTTCCCGGCCGCGCGGATCCAGCAGATTCCGGAGCCGACCGCGAATTCGCCCGAGATCGAGGCGCGCGCGCTGAATCTGCAGCGCCAGGCGATCGAGGCGATCGAGCTGTTGCCGCAGGCGCCGCCCGAGCTGGCCGCGATGTTCCAGGGCACCAGTGCGCCCGGCGCGCTGGCGGATTTGGCGACCTCGTTCATGGACATCAAGCCGCAGGACAAGCAGGAGGTGCTGGAGACCATCGACCTCGCCTTGCGCGTCGAGAAGGTGTCCAAGCATCTGGCCGAGCGGCTGGAGGTGCTGCGCATCTCCAACGAGATCGGCCAGAAGACCAAGGCCTCTTTCGACGAGCGGCAGCGCGAGGCGATCCTGCGTGAGCAGATGGCGACCATCCAGCGCCAGCTCGGCGAAGGCGACGGCAAGGCGGCCGAGGTCACCGAGCTGACTTCCGCCATTGCCAAGGCCAACATGCCGCCCGAGGCGGACGCGCACGCCAGGAAGGAGCTGCGCCGCTATGAACGCATGCCTGAGGCCGCCGGCGAAGCCGGCATGGTCCGCACCTATCTCGACTGGCTGATCGAGCTGCCTTGGGCGCTGCCCGCGGAGAAGCCGATCGACATCAAGGAGGCGCGAGCCATCCTGGATGCCGACCATTTCGGCCTGGAGAAGATCAAGAGCCGGATCATCGAATATCTGGCGGTGCGCAAGCTCGCGCCGCAGGGCAAGGCCCCGATCCTGTGCTTCGTCGGCCCGCCCGGCGTCGGCAAGACCTCGCTCGGCCAATCCATCGCACGCGCGATGGATCGCCCCTTCGTGCGCGTCAGCTTGGGCGGCGTGCATGACGAGGCCGAGATCCGCGGCCACCGGCGCACCTATATCGGCGCGCTGCCCGGCAACATCATCCAGGGCATCAAGAAGGCCGGCAGCCGCAACTGCGTCATGATGCTGGACGAGATCGACAAGATGGGCCGCGGCGTGCAGGGCGATCCGTCGGCTGCCATGCTGGAGGTGCTCGACCCCGAGCAGAACGGGACGTTCCGGGACAATTACCTGGGCGTGCCCTTCGACCTGTCGCGCGTGGTGTTCATCGCGACCGCCAACATGCTGGACCAGATCCCGGGTCCGCTCTTGGACCGCATGGAGCTGATCAGCCTCGCCGGCTACACCGAAGACGAGAAGCTGGAGATCGCGCGGCGCTATCTGGTGCGGCGGCAGCTCGAGGCCAACGGCCTGACGGCCGAGCAGGCCGAGATCGAGCCGGAGGCGCTGAAGCTGGTGGTCAAGGGCTACACCCGCGAGGCCGGCGTGCGTAACCTCGAGCGCGAGATCGGCAAGCTGTTCCGGCATGCCGCGGTGCAGGTCGCCGAGGGCACGGCCGCGAAGGTCGTGGTGGGGGCAAAGGACATCGCCACCGTGCTCGGCCAGCCGCGCTTCGAAGGCGAGATCGCACAGCGCACCAGCATTCCGGGCGTGGCCACCGGCCTTGCCTGGACGCCGGTCGGCGGCGACATCCTGTTCATCGAGGCTTCGCGTGTGCCCGGCCGCGGCGGCATGATCCTGACCGGCCAACTCGGCGAGGTCATGCGCGAGAGCGTGCAGGCTGCGCTGACGCTGGTGAAGAGCAAGGCGCCGCAGCTCGGCATCGATCCCCAGGTGTTCGAGAAGAGCGACATCCACGTTCATGTTCCCGCGGGCGCGACCCCGAAGGACGGGCCGAGCGCGGGCGTTGCGATGTTCACGGCGCTGACGTCGCTGCTCACCAACCGCACGGTGCGCAGCGACACCGCGATGACCGGCGAGATCTCGCTGCGCGGCCTGGTGCTGCCGGTCGGCGGCATCAAGGAGAAGGTGGTGGCTGCGGCTGCTGCCGGCTTGAAGCGGGTGATGCTGCCGGCGCGCAACAAGCGGGACTACGACGACATCCCGAAGAGCGCGCGGGACAACCTCGAATTCATCTGGCTGGAGCGCGTCGACGAAGCCATCGCCGCGGCGCTCGAGCCGGCCGAGGCAAAGGTCGAGGCGGCGGAGTGA
- a CDS encoding HU family DNA-binding protein, whose product MATQMSKSQLIEKIATATELSKRDVKSVMETLTDVGHKELKKNGLFLVPGFAKFVVIKKPATKARKGTNPFTGEEMMFKAKPARKIVRARPVKAAKDAVG is encoded by the coding sequence ATGGCAACCCAAATGTCCAAATCGCAGTTGATCGAAAAGATTGCGACCGCCACCGAGCTTTCCAAGCGCGACGTCAAGAGCGTCATGGAGACGCTGACCGACGTCGGTCACAAGGAGCTCAAGAAGAACGGCCTGTTCCTGGTGCCGGGCTTCGCCAAGTTCGTGGTCATCAAGAAGCCCGCGACCAAGGCACGCAAGGGCACCAACCCGTTCACGGGTGAAGAGATGATGTTCAAGGCCAAGCCGGCCCGGAAGATCGTCCGCGCCCGCCCGGTCAAGGCCGCCAAGGACGCCGTGGGCTAA
- a CDS encoding acetyl-CoA C-acetyltransferase: MADALIIDACRTPRGVGKAGKGALSGIHPQQLGATVLRALAARTGINTADVDDIVWGCSAQVATQGGDLGRMSALDAGYDVRASAVTLDRFCGSGITSVNMAASSIMAGAEDLVIAGGCEMMSMEGRRGSGPMMMDNGNLRLRARHPQSHQGVCADAIATMEGITRRDVDALGLESQKRAAHAIANGHFTKSLVPVHREDGSLALDHEEYPRPQTTMEGLSSLKPAFPAVADYALDDKGTTYRGLILQQYPDLNIDFVHHAGNSSGVVDGAAAILLASPAYARAHGLKARARVVAMANMGDSPTLMLNAPVPATRKVLAKAGLTVDDIDLFEINEAFAVVAEKYIRDLKLDRAKVNVNGGSIALGHPIGATGSILIGTVLDELERRDLKRGLVTMCAAGGMAPAVIIERV, encoded by the coding sequence ATGGCTGACGCGCTGATCATCGATGCCTGCCGTACCCCGCGCGGCGTCGGCAAGGCCGGCAAGGGAGCGCTGTCGGGCATTCATCCGCAGCAGCTCGGCGCAACCGTGCTGCGCGCGCTCGCGGCGCGCACCGGCATCAACACGGCCGACGTCGACGACATCGTCTGGGGCTGCAGCGCGCAGGTCGCGACACAAGGCGGCGATCTCGGCCGGATGTCGGCGCTCGATGCCGGCTATGACGTGCGCGCGAGCGCCGTGACGCTCGACCGCTTCTGCGGAAGCGGCATCACCAGCGTCAACATGGCGGCAAGCTCGATCATGGCGGGCGCGGAAGACCTCGTCATCGCCGGCGGCTGCGAGATGATGTCGATGGAGGGACGCCGCGGCTCGGGTCCGATGATGATGGACAACGGTAATCTGCGCCTGCGCGCGCGGCATCCGCAGTCGCATCAGGGCGTCTGTGCGGACGCGATCGCGACGATGGAAGGCATCACGCGAAGGGACGTCGACGCGCTCGGGCTGGAGAGCCAGAAGCGCGCGGCGCACGCGATTGCGAACGGGCACTTCACCAAGAGCCTCGTGCCCGTTCACCGCGAGGACGGCAGCCTCGCGCTCGACCACGAGGAGTACCCGCGGCCGCAGACCACGATGGAAGGCCTCAGCAGCCTGAAGCCGGCATTCCCCGCGGTCGCGGACTACGCGCTCGACGACAAGGGCACGACCTATCGTGGCCTGATCCTGCAGCAGTACCCGGACCTGAATATCGATTTCGTCCACCACGCCGGCAACTCGTCCGGCGTCGTCGACGGCGCCGCCGCGATCCTGCTGGCCTCGCCGGCTTACGCCAGGGCGCATGGCCTTAAAGCCCGCGCCCGAGTCGTCGCGATGGCGAACATGGGGGACTCGCCGACCCTGATGCTGAACGCGCCGGTGCCGGCCACGCGCAAGGTGCTGGCGAAGGCGGGCCTCACCGTCGACGACATCGACCTGTTCGAGATCAACGAGGCCTTTGCGGTGGTGGCGGAAAAATATATCCGTGACCTCAAGCTCGATCGCGCCAAGGTCAACGTCAATGGCGGCTCGATCGCACTCGGCCACCCCATCGGCGCCACCGGCTCGATCCTGATCGGCACCGTGCTCGACGAGCTCGAACGGCGCGATCTCAAGCGTGGTCTCGTCACCATGTGCGCCGCCGGCGGCATGGCGCCCGCCGTCATCATCGAACGCGTCTAG
- a CDS encoding GH1 family beta-glucosidase — protein sequence MTDRVSRRRFAKLAGLSAAGIASPLGAVEAKPAASSRNTAGFPAGFVWGTATSSYQVEGAVDEDGRGASIWDKFVRIPGKIEDGTTGDRANEHYHRYKEDIALIKALGCKAYRFSVAWPRLFPDGDGKPNPKGLDFYNRLIDELLKKGIEPWLTLYHWDLPQSLQDRFGGWRSTETCKIFGDYAAYVAEHLTDRVKNVFTLNESGRFVYFGYGIGIDAPGLTLPQAEVNQIRHNSALAHGLAVQAVRAHGRRGTKVGPAENVDACAPAIDTPENVRAAEIALREMNAGYLNVIMTGRYTDAFLKFAGPNAPKFTDAELKTISSPVDFLGLNIYAPQNYVVASDQGAGFMPLPIPKSFPHMNSDWLRVGPETLYWVPKLAAKIWKTDAIYISENGASGDDVVTPDGKIYDTDRIMYLRNYLAQLQRATNEGVPVRGYFLWSLMDNFEWVYGLNKRFGLYHVNFDTQVRTPKLSASFYRNVIAKNAAGA from the coding sequence ATGACGGACAGGGTCTCGCGCCGCCGGTTTGCCAAACTGGCGGGGTTGTCCGCAGCCGGGATTGCGAGTCCTCTTGGGGCCGTCGAGGCCAAGCCGGCAGCGTCGTCGCGCAACACGGCCGGCTTTCCGGCGGGCTTCGTCTGGGGCACGGCGACCTCGTCCTACCAGGTCGAGGGCGCGGTCGACGAGGACGGGCGAGGGGCCTCGATCTGGGACAAGTTCGTGCGCATCCCCGGCAAGATCGAGGACGGCACCACGGGCGACCGCGCCAACGAGCATTATCACCGCTACAAGGAGGACATCGCGCTCATCAAGGCGCTCGGCTGCAAGGCCTATCGCTTTTCGGTGGCCTGGCCGCGGCTGTTTCCGGACGGCGACGGCAAGCCCAACCCGAAGGGGCTCGACTTCTACAATCGGCTCATTGATGAGCTCCTGAAGAAGGGCATCGAGCCGTGGCTGACGCTCTATCACTGGGACTTGCCGCAATCGCTCCAGGATCGCTTTGGCGGCTGGCGCTCGACGGAGACCTGCAAGATCTTCGGCGACTATGCGGCCTATGTCGCCGAGCATCTGACCGACCGCGTCAAAAACGTGTTCACGCTGAACGAGAGCGGCCGCTTCGTCTATTTCGGTTACGGCATCGGCATCGACGCGCCGGGCCTGACGCTGCCGCAAGCCGAGGTCAACCAGATCAGGCACAACAGCGCGCTCGCGCACGGGCTCGCGGTGCAGGCGGTGCGCGCCCATGGCCGCCGTGGCACCAAAGTGGGGCCGGCGGAGAACGTCGATGCCTGCGCCCCTGCGATCGACACGCCGGAGAACGTCCGTGCTGCCGAGATCGCGCTGCGCGAGATGAATGCCGGTTATCTCAACGTCATCATGACGGGCCGCTATACCGACGCCTTCCTGAAATTCGCCGGGCCGAACGCGCCGAAATTCACCGATGCGGAGCTGAAGACCATCTCATCGCCGGTCGATTTCCTCGGCCTCAACATCTACGCGCCCCAGAACTACGTGGTGGCCTCCGACCAGGGCGCAGGCTTCATGCCGCTGCCGATCCCGAAATCGTTCCCGCACATGAATTCGGACTGGCTGCGCGTCGGGCCGGAGACGCTCTATTGGGTGCCGAAGCTGGCGGCAAAGATCTGGAAGACGGATGCGATCTATATCAGCGAGAACGGCGCATCCGGCGACGACGTCGTGACGCCGGACGGCAAGATCTACGATACCGACCGCATCATGTACCTGCGCAATTATCTCGCCCAGCTTCAGCGCGCCACCAATGAGGGCGTGCCGGTGCGCGGCTATTTCCTCTGGAGCCTGATGGACAATTTCGAGTGGGTGTATGGGCTGAACAAGCGTTTCGGACTGTACCACGTCAATTTCGACACGCAGGTCCGCACGCCGAAACTCAGCGCCAGTTTTTATCGCAACGTGATCGCGAAGAACGCGGCGGGGGCGTGA
- a CDS encoding YybH family protein translates to MTKKTSGQNRWPCRQEKMSRRSMMAATAAIPLSVQLSADAAAGNDAIASLIERARQKNAAFMRGDMDRWFELVRIAPDFTLMQPFGGPASRGFDASPKRLADLSRYFREGETHLEVVQAYASDALVVLVMMEHQRAEVGGLAAQDWSLRVTEVYCKDGTDWQLVHRHADPLVRSITLQQAAILARGWLEDK, encoded by the coding sequence ATGACCAAGAAAACGTCCGGGCAGAACAGATGGCCATGCAGGCAGGAAAAGATGTCGCGGCGCTCGATGATGGCCGCGACGGCTGCAATTCCTCTGTCGGTTCAGCTTTCGGCCGATGCGGCCGCTGGGAACGATGCGATAGCCAGCCTCATCGAGCGCGCCCGCCAGAAGAATGCCGCCTTCATGCGGGGCGACATGGATCGCTGGTTCGAGCTTGTCCGCATTGCACCGGATTTCACGTTGATGCAGCCTTTCGGCGGCCCTGCCAGTCGCGGATTTGACGCTAGCCCCAAACGCTTGGCTGACCTATCGCGATACTTCAGAGAAGGGGAAACTCACCTTGAGGTCGTGCAAGCCTATGCATCGGACGCGCTCGTCGTTCTCGTCATGATGGAACACCAGCGGGCCGAAGTAGGCGGATTGGCGGCTCAAGACTGGTCGCTGCGCGTTACTGAAGTCTACTGCAAGGACGGCACGGATTGGCAGCTCGTGCACCGTCATGCGGATCCGCTGGTCCGCAGCATCACCTTGCAGCAAGCGGCGATACTGGCCCGAGGCTGGCTGGAGGACAAATGA